The following coding sequences lie in one Oncorhynchus kisutch isolate 150728-3 linkage group LG3, Okis_V2, whole genome shotgun sequence genomic window:
- the LOC109879871 gene encoding rabphilin-3A, which translates to MTNAVMGGSSDRWVPNDRQMSMHANDKEQGNWTNQARPGPDAPDLTDEEKEIINGVIARAEKMEAMEQERIGRLVNRLDDMKKTVCGDGVNRCLLCGEQLGVPGVSSVVCEDCKKHMCTKCGVKNGSRSRSVWLCKICSEQREVWKRSGAWFFKGFPKQFLPSPMSISKSKESSAQRAPEPASSDPRAAAGHPQSQARAGPEELGHAGKPPVAPKPSDVRMATGGTGHGYNEGGAQNSPVALQKAVPVQSSRPPPAASAQQAPLETEGGGYSTSGAPVEERVPPAVREERRQPTTYNSVPARQQAPPPEEEDANSYDSDEATTLGGLEFSLLYEQENNSLHCSILKAKGLKPMDSNGLADPYVKLHLLPGASKSNKLRTKTLRNTRNPAWNETLVYHGLTDEDMQRKTLRISVCDEDKFGHNEFIGETRIALKKLKINQKKNFNVCLERVVPTKKTATAGGARGISLYEDEGGKEVGDVEERGRILISLTYSTQQNRLLVGVVRCVHLAAMDANGYSDPFVEICLRPDMGKKAKNKTNIKKKTLNPEYNEEFSYDIKHSDLAKKTLDISVWDYDIGKSNDYIGGCQLGITAKGERLKHWYECLKNKDKKIERWHTLLNENPINSN; encoded by the exons ATGACGAACGCAGTGATGGGCGGTAGCTCGGACCGCTGGGTGCCCAACGATAGGCAGATGAGCATGCATGCCAA TGATAAGGAACA GGGCAACTGGACCAACCAGGCCAGGCCAGGTCCCGACGCTCCGGACCTGACTGACGAGGAGAAGGAGATCATTAACGGTGTGATCGCCCGTGCTGAGAAGATGGAGGCCATGGAGCAGGAGAGAATTGG GCGCCTGGTGAACCGTCTAGATGACATGAAGAAGACGGTGTGTGGGGACGGGGTGAACCGCTGTCTGCTGTGTGGGGAGCAGCTGGGTGTTCCAGGGGTCAGCTCAGTGGTTTGTGAGGACTGCAAAAAG CACATGTGCACCAAGTGTGGAGTGAAGAACGGCAGCCGGTCGCGCTCTGTGTGGCTCTGCAAGATCTGCAGCGAACAGCGAGAG GTGTGGAAGCGATCTGGTGCCTGGTTCTTTAAAGGCTTTCCTAAGCAGTTCCTGCCCTCGCCCATGTCCATCTCCAAGTCCAAAGAGTCAAGTGCCCAGCGAGCCCCAGAGCCAGCATCATCTGACCCCAGGGCTGCAGCTGGTCATCCCCAATCACAGGCCAGAG CAGGACCAGAGGAACTGGGGCATGCTGGCAAACCACCTGTGGCCCCTAAGCCGTCAGATGTTCGCATGGCCACTGGTGGGACTGGTCATGGTTACAATGAGGGAGGTGCTCAGAACAGCCCAGTGGCGCTGCAGAAGGCTGTTCCAGTCCAGAGCTCCAGGCCCCCTCCAGCAGCATCGGCCCAGCAGG CTCCACTGGAGACGGAGGGAGGTGGCTACTCCACTAGCGGTGCtccagtggaggagagagtgccTCCTGCAGtgcgggaggagaggagacagccaaCCACCTACAACTCCGTTCCTGCTCGACAACAAGCCCCTCCGCCTGAGGAGGAGGATGCAAACAGCTATGACTCAGATGAGGCCA CCACTCTGGGCGGCTTGGAGTTCAGCTTGCTTTATGAGCAGGAGAACAACAGTCTCCACTGCAGCATCCTCAAAGCCAAG GGACTGAAGCCCATGGACTCGAACGGACTGGCTGATCCCTATGTCAAGCTGCATCTATTGCCAGGGGCCAGTAAG TCCAACAAGCTACGCACCAAGACCCTGAGAAACACCCGTAACCCTGCCTGGAACGAGACCCTGGTCTACCACGGACTCACAGACGAGGACATGCAGCGCAAGACTCTCAG GATCTCTGTCTGTGATGAGGACAAGTTTGGGCATAATGAGTTTATCGGAGAAACTCGCATTGCGCTGAAGAAACTGAAGATCAACCAGAAAAAAAACTTCAACGTGTGTCTCGAGAGAGTTGTCCCT ACAAAGAAGACTGCAACAGCTGGAGGGGCTCGAGGCATTTCACTCTACGAGGATGAG ggTGGGAAGGAGGTTGGAGATGTGGAAGAGCGTGGTCGTATCTTGATCTCCCTCACGTACAGCACCCAGCAGAATCGTCTCCTCGTGGGTGTGGTGCGCTGTGTTCACCTGGCCGCCATGGATGCCAATGGATACTCTGACCCATTTGTCGAAAT ATGCCTGAGACCTGATATGGGGAAGAAGGCCAAGAACAAAACAAATATCAAGAAGAAGACCCTAAACCCAGAGTACAATGAG gaaTTTAGCTATGACATCAAGCACAGCGACCTGGCTAAGAAGACCCTGGACATCTCAGTGTGGGACTACGACATTGGGAAATCCAACGATTACATCG GTGGGTGCCAGCTGGGCATCACAGCCAAAGGGGAGCGGCTGAAGCACTGGTATGAGTGCCTGAAGAACAAGGACAAGAAGATAGAGCGCTGGCACACCCTGTTGAATGAGAATCCTATCAACAGCAACTAA